The following is a genomic window from Geoalkalibacter halelectricus.
AGGTTTTCGAACACGACCCTGGTGAGAGTGTAGACCACGTCCTCGGGCACGTCGGAGGAGGTGCAGATGGTGGCCTTGACACCGAAGGTCGGAACCGGCTCGGTGTTGACCACGCCGGGATAAGGCTCGATGGGAATCGTCGCCGGTGCGTAGAAGGGCTGACGATTCACGAGTATTTCCACCAGGTCGGCGTCCACCGGCACGAAGCGCACCCTGCGGGTTCCGGCCACCGCTTCCTTGACCGAGCCGTTGGGATGTCCGACGGTGTAGAAGAAGGCATCGATGCGTCCGTCCTGCAGCATGCTCGCCGATTCGGCCGGGCGGATGCCCTCGGCGCGCAGATCGGCGTTGGGGTCGATGCCCGCGGCGTCGAAGAGATCCAGGGCATTGACGCGCTGCCCCGTGCCGGGGGCGCCGATATTGACGATCTTGCCCACCAGGTCGGCGACGCTCTCGATGTTCGAGTCGGCCGCGGAGAGAATCGTCACTGCCTCGGGATGCAGGGCGAACATGGAGCGCAGCTTGGTCTGGGGACGCCCGGCCCATTCTCCCTGGCCGTGATAGGCCTGGTGCTGCAGATCGGATTGCACCACGCCGAGTTCGAGATCGCCGCTCATCAGAGCGTTGATGTTGAACACCGAACCGCCCGTCGATTCCACCGTGGTGCGTAGATTGAATTCATTGCGCCGCTCGTTGATCAGGCGACTGATGGCGCCTCCCACCGGGTAATAGACGCCGGTGACGCCGCCGGTGCCGATGGTGACGAAGCGCATGGCGCCGGGCCGGGTGGTTTCCTGGGTGCCTTCGGGGGCCGCACCCCGGTCGCTTTGGCAGCCGGCCAACAACAACAGGGACAAGACCGCGACAACGAATCTCTTCATGATGGATCCTCCTGGGTTTCTCCGAACGTTTCCCAACCGTGACGAAGGGGAAAAAATGCACCTGACTGAACCGGGATGCAAAGGTATACGCCGATTTGCTAACGCTAGCAAAACATTCAAGGGTGTCAAGAAGCGTGGGAGAATTGGGAGGGTGAACCACGGGCCGCTTCCCTGAAGCGGCCCGTGCGGATCAGAAGCTGTTGATGCGCCGGATAAAGGCCATGAGCAGGCCGAAATTGCGCCGATTGAACTTGAGAATCAGGCGGGGCAGATGCAGCAGGTCGGGCTGGTCGCGCTCCACGGGAAAGGCGCCGTCTTGCTTGATGCGTGTTCCCGCGACCAGAATCTGGCTGAACTCCTTCTCGAGGATTTCGATCTGCTCGGGGCTGAGCGGCTTGTTCAGGCGCATGACCAGATTCTCGCCGACGAAGCGGCTGGAATGGTAGACCTGATAGAAATCGTCGATGAGCTGCACCGCCTCCGCGGGGTCGCGAGTAATGGTGAACAGCCCGAAATCCTCGCCGCTGATCAGGCCCTTCCTGAGCAAAATCTTCTTGATGAAATCGAACCAGATCTCCCAGTAATCACCCTGGTCGTCATCGATGAGCACCAGGGGAATGGGCGGGTTCTTGCCGGTCTGCATGAGGGTGAGGGTTTCCATGGCTTCATCCAGGGTGCCGAAGCCGCCGGGAAACAAGGCCACGGCGTGGGCCTCCTTGAGAAACGCCACCTTGCGGTTGAAGAAATATTTGTAGATCAGGACCTTGTCGTCCTGGGACATGACCGGATTGGTTTCCTGCTCGAAGGGCAGGTGGATATTGACCGCGAAGGAATTGTCCGCCCCGGCGCCTTCGTTGCCGGCCTGCATG
Proteins encoded in this region:
- a CDS encoding TAXI family TRAP transporter solute-binding subunit; this encodes MKRFVVAVLSLLLLAGCQSDRGAAPEGTQETTRPGAMRFVTIGTGGVTGVYYPVGGAISRLINERRNEFNLRTTVESTGGSVFNINALMSGDLELGVVQSDLQHQAYHGQGEWAGRPQTKLRSMFALHPEAVTILSAADSNIESVADLVGKIVNIGAPGTGQRVNALDLFDAAGIDPNADLRAEGIRPAESASMLQDGRIDAFFYTVGHPNGSVKEAVAGTRRVRFVPVDADLVEILVNRQPFYAPATIPIEPYPGVVNTEPVPTFGVKATICTSSDVPEDVVYTLTRVVFENLESLRNLHPALEVLTPQNMLEGLSAPLHAGAERYFREKGML
- a CDS encoding LOG family protein, coding for MELSFNRNNGPVDDLIDQLMGMVEVHHPRLVREMILSALKAGQEIDYPADLKLMRTTMKEMRYTSKVFGPYRQRRKVTIFGSARTEAADPIYQKCVDFSRMLAERGYMAITGGGGGIMQAGNEGAGADNSFAVNIHLPFEQETNPVMSQDDKVLIYKYFFNRKVAFLKEAHAVALFPGGFGTLDEAMETLTLMQTGKNPPIPLVLIDDDQGDYWEIWFDFIKKILLRKGLISGEDFGLFTITRDPAEAVQLIDDFYQVYHSSRFVGENLVMRLNKPLSPEQIEILEKEFSQILVAGTRIKQDGAFPVERDQPDLLHLPRLILKFNRRNFGLLMAFIRRINSF